Genomic window (Zerene cesonia ecotype Mississippi chromosome 5, Zerene_cesonia_1.1, whole genome shotgun sequence):
TTGTCAGCCTTTTTCTGCGTTTAATGTTTAACTACACTAAGTAGTTCACTTTCATGATGTatcttaatttcaatataccACACGCAGATTAATCGATACTCGACGTAATTTATCTTCGTATTATGGCTAAATTGCCATAAACATAAAGGCATGCCTCCATAAAGCCAACAGAAGCTGTAAAGCAGTCATAAGCTTAATGCCGGTCAAGTGTCTGGCTCGTTGCCGGCCAAACGCCCNNNNNNNNNNNNNNNNNNNNNNNNNNNNNNNNNNNNNNNNNNNNNNNNNNNNNNNNNNNNNNNNNNNNNNNNNNNNNNNNNNNNNNNNNNNNNNNNNNNNNNNNNNNNNNNNNNNNNNNNNNNNNNNNNNNNNNNNNNNNNNNNNNNNNNNNNNNNNNNNNNNNNNNNNNNNNNNNNNNNNNNNNNNNNNNNNNNNNNNNNNNNNNNNNNNNNNNNNNNNNNNNNNNNNNNNNNNNNNNNNNNNNNNNNNNNNNNNNNNNNNNNNNNNNNNNNNNNNNNNNNNNNNNNNNNNNNNNNNNNNNNNNNNNNNNNNNNNNNNNNNNNNNNNNNNNNNNNNNNNNNNNNNNNNNNNNNNNNNNNNNNNNNNNNNNNNNNNNNNNNNNNNNNNNNNNNNNNNNNNNNNNNNNNNNNNNNNNNNNNNNNNNNNNNNNNNNNNNNNNNNNNNNNNNNNNNNNNNNNNNNNNNNNNNNNNNNNNNNNNNNNNNNNNNNNNNNNNNNNNNNNNNNNNNNNNNNNNNNNNNNNNNNNNNNNNNNNNNNNNNNNNNNNNNNNNNNNNNNNNNNNNNNNNNNNNNNNNNNNNNNNNNNNNNNNNNNNNNNNNNNNNNNNNNNNNNNNNNNNNNNNNNNNNNNNNNNNNNNNNNNNNNNNNNNNNNNNNNNNNNNNNNNNNNNNNNNNNNNNNNNNNNNNNNNNNNNNNNNNNNNNNNNNNNNNNNNNNNNNNNNNNNNNNNNNNNNNNNNNNNNNNNNNNNNNNNNNNNNNNNNNNNNNNNNNNNNNNNNNNNNNNNNNNNNNNNNNNNNNNNNNNNNNNNNNNNNNNNNNNNNNNNNNNNNNNNNNNNNNNNNNNNNNNNNNNNNNNNNNNNNNNNNNNNNNNNNNNNNNNNNNNNNNNNNNNNNNNNNNNNNNNNNNNNNNNNNNNNNNNNNNNNNNNNNNNNNNNNNNNNNNNNNNNNNNNNNNNNNNNNNNNNNNNNNNNNNNNNNNNNNNNNNNNNNNNNNNNNNNNTACCACGTTTGCGAATGTGTCCCACGTACCACGTTTGCGAGTGTCACGCGTCACGCTTGCTAGTGCGTCACAAATCACATGCACGCAAGTACGAGTTTACATATAACGTTTGCGTGTGCGCGTCACGGATCCGGTTGGAGGTCgcgggggcgcgggggcgcggggcgcgagGCGCGGGGGCGCGGGTTTACCTCAGCAGGCGGCGGAGCGGCGgtgcgggcggcgcgggcgcggctaGGGCGCCCGGTACAGCAGGTAGGCGGAGAGCGCGGGCGGCAGCGCCAGCCGCGACGCCGCCGCGCGGAGCCGCGCGCGCCCCACGCGCTGCCGGATCACGCGCCGGCACAGCTCCATCAGCGGCAGTGGCTCGGCTGCGAGAGGAGCGGATGTTACACGTATGCGATTGGCGAGCTTTTTACTTTGAAATAGCGAGTTTTGTCTTTCTACAGTTATTATGTAATGAGGAAACAGCTTTATCATTGTAAAAATGAACTTTAAAAAGGcaagatacatataaaaacgcGACTCACGGTCGAGGCCGCCGATGTACTTCATGGTGATCTCGGCGTGCCCCCAGACGGCGGACACGATGGGGTAGAGCGTCTTGCCGCGCAGGCCGCGCGCCGCCACGCCGAGGTAGCGGCCGTCGGCGCAGAAGGCCAGCGTGCCCTCGTCCATGTCGAGCACAACGAGCAGCCGGTCCGGCACCAGGAACTGCTCGTCCGGCCGCAGCAGCGCCGGGTACGTGCTGCCCCCGCCGCCCGTACCCTTCGCGTTGTGGTACACCTGGAAGCATAATGTCGCTTTATTGCACTACTGTTCTCAGATTAtcacacacatacattttatctattttattcaaacgaaGTAGAGCACTTTATCAAGTACCTTCAGAGACAATCATAATTGACTctctaaaaaaaatctccttatgaaataaaatatttaaagttctGAACGCTTATTATATATCCATATTATAGTGAGCCTGAGCACAATTCCCATGAAAAGTCtcaaattagaaaataattaaaaagacagTTTATTGAAAGTGTGTAAGTATGTTATATGCAGACGGCGCATccaatcaaatttcatacttcAAAACTGACCTTATTTCTTCCGAGATCCCATCCCCAGCTCTGGTCTGTCGCGCCGACCAGGCTCTGGTAGCCAACTGAATGCAGCGGCGCGTGCGACGTGGCCACGCCCACCACCGCGTGCGTGCCGCGCTGCCGCGCCGGCCACACGACCTCCCAGCAGTGCAGCCCGCGGGAGTACCCCACCCGCCCGCGGATACAGTCCGTACTCTGCGCGACCGGGTGCCGGTGGAACGTTAACGCATCCTCTTCTTTCACGAATATGTTTAATGATCTGGAAttgattaaatgctccttaTTATTGGGTTACGCTGATTAACATTGTTACGAGGGAAATCTTATGGGGATTGTTACATTTCTTTCCATTGCTGTTGTTCTATGAATGCTGAGGATAAACGGATTAGAGAGCCATATGGACTATGCAAATCAATAATcgattgataatattttgcatgatatacataaataatattatttattttctgacataaatttagatttaatttgcttattacataatgattataatgaaatctaaatatttccGTTAAATTGTCGTTAAGTTGCATTAATTACAAGTGAAGACCTATTGACCTACGACTTTATCGATAATACAACCTTGTGCTGCCAAATACGAAACGTATGAGGAGAATTGGTTGCTAAATGGCAAACGACAAGGACATACGTATTTGTGAAGGTATAAAGAATAATGGGTTGTTCAATTTTAGTTTCCTGAACTAGTACTGGATCtcgtatttatataacatttaagttTCCAATTATTAAccatatgaataaaacaagaaGTCTGGaacaagttaaaaaaaaaagaaacaagaaTACAATACGTGGCCAAGCAATACAGCATTAATGctttaaaatgttcaaattgaaaactttaacacatacatacatacaggcGCAAACTCCGTGTAAATAATACCTATGTACGAGTATGTTAGAAAGTTGTTCACGAATGCAGGGGATGTAACTCGGAGTGTTTGTTCTTTAAGTCAATACAAATATCCGCTTAAATGTGTTTCGGCTTAACTCTCTTTGTTACTCAGAAGCAGTTGATGAAGAGATAAAAATCCTACTCTAGTTAACGTGAAGAATTTTTTCCTACACAgttatgaacatttttaacagattgcaatatttttggATTGGAAACATTAAGCTCAAAGAGTTTTTTGCATGTATCTTTCAACGGCGACGGAACTTATCAACTCTTTTTTGCGTGCGCTTTCCAAGTCGCAAATTGTCAATATTGAAAGCAATCACCTGTCATCTGGATTCCACGCATGTTTGACTTGCGTGTCGGGATGCGCGGGCGGCGCATCCAACAAGGCGTCGAGCCGCGCTGGCCTCGGCGGCTCTGGGGCGAGTTCGCGAGCTACCACCGCTTTGAACGGAGCCGGGCACTCGCGCGACACCGACTTGACACTGCCGGAGAGCTTTTGCCCCATGTTCATGCCCCTGCAGCGAGTGCGGGCGCGCTTCGGCAGCGCCTTGaggccgccgcgccgcgcctcctccgcgccgccgccgcccccgCTCCTCACTGAGCGCTCCCCGCTCTTGTacctgaaattatatttttgatgttaTCAAAAAATGTTTGGTTTGTGCCAAAGTATCATaatcatgtttaaatattttattagtgtcAACTCCAAAATTAACGGTACGCTAATAATGCTTCTGCGACAATGATCCTCTTTTCTCGTAAGATATTTGAAGAAATACCTCACGGATTCACCGTCAGAATTCCATAACTTTACggcttttaatataattttcagtgTAAAATTAAAGAACTTTTGTTTACTGTCTAGAATAATTATgccatttgttttttactgaaaagataacactaaaataatatcgaGTATAAAAGTTATTAGAAGTATCTAGTCATTAATTACTTTACAGTAATAACAAGTTGCTTTAAACGCtgagtattttaaaactaaaacagtttttaaagcATCAAGTTTGATAAACCGGTTTAGCAGTGTTAAGTGAATGGTTACAATGACATCACAGCAGATGCTGGCGACGGGCGTCTCCGCATCAGTATCGAGCGCTCATCTTATGTAACAAGCGGCCGTCTAACCGTGAAAGTCGCCGTTCAAAAGCCAAGGTTACCGTGGCCCTGGGGCGAGCTTCTAACACATGCGAACATTATCTACAAAACCACATCTATAATAACTTCGTTTTACTTCGGACTGTTTTTGCGTCCACTATGATGTCAGAGAACGTAATTGCAAACAAAATCTATAAACGTGACAGCAGGAAATCGCTTCCAAATGTTACAAACGACGCATTGAATTTCTGCACATGGTTTCTATTAATTGGTCCTTCGAGACTACTCCGGCGTACAATGTCATCTATGTTGGAATTGGTGTAAATTATACGACGAGAAGGGACGCTTACTGAGCATGCGAGGTACAAGGCCGCCTCCGGTCGCCCAAAGCGGTATAATAAAAGCGGGAAGTGAAAGGTAGTGAATGTAGGGAACATTCACGCCTCAATCGTGACTGCAAACTTCTTCGACCAAAACGTGCGGTATTCTTTAAGTCAACATTAGTTTTTTCCTTGACAACATTGAACGATCACTATTCACTTTGataatgtgtattaaataCCTTGTGAAGTCTAAGTGAACGAAAGAGCTATTAGTATTCCGCCGATAATCGAAGATTACTTTAGAGTTCACATGGCGGGCGGtaaataaacagacaaatGACACGTGAGATACGCATTTTGGTTacaaattatagtattatcaatttttacacaaattttttaatatcacgtATACTAACTATtatgaattgaataattataaatcgcAGCATAATTTGATGATGAAGTAAGTCAATTCTTTGAAGCTGATTGTAAAAAAAGGTCGATGACTCATATCATGATTTATATCGTGGGAAACCTATCGGCTCGCAAGTGATATCGGTCGAGGCGATGGATAAGTATAAAATTGGAATATGTTCTAGTAAATGTAAGACCGGGTGCGGCAGCATTCAACATAACCGTTCACGCTCGGTGAGAGGTGAATGGAATCGAGCGTTGCTAGGCCGACTACATTAGCGTGTGCCAACGCGCTCGAACAATGAACTAGACAAATGACGAACATTCGCTACACACCTCACTGTAAATATTGTGCCCACATCTACTTACAGTATACGTTGTTACGCGCTGCGAAAATGCATACGGCCGTATGGCATGCTTTCCTCGAGCCGCGCTATAACCGACTGTGTATATCTTGATTATTCAGATTATTTGTAttcttaaacaaataaacattcagctatattacaaattgtatCTTGTACATGTAAACGTTTCTTAGagtgattatttaaaacgagTCATATTATCCTTGACGTGATTCACGTGATTTAATTACTGTGTACGTAGGTATACAGTTCACAAAGAAGCAAATacgataaaacaaaacatggtTCCATTATTAGTCAAATGTGACTATTCGGACTTTTTGTCTTCTCGTATACATACTTGAACAATAAAGCAATTCGTATCATTTGATCACCATGTACCATGACGTAAAATACGGAAATAGTGATCATTTATCggtttaattaatgaatagatGGATGCGAATTACTCGATCGCTGTCACGAAAACATAGGTTACAGGGGTAGATTAGTGATAACTACCGTGGACAATGCCAACAAATGGGCGTTTGGCCGGCAACGAGCCAGACACTTGACCGGCATTAAGCTTATGACTGCTTTACAGCTTCTGTTGGCTTTANNNNNNNNNNNNNNNNNNNNNNNNNNNNNNNNNNNNNNNNNNNNNNNNNNNNNNNNNNNNNNNNNNNNNNNNNNNNNNNNNNNNNNNNNNNNNNNNNNNNNNNNNNNNNNNNNNNNNNNNNNNNNNNNNNNNNNNNNNNNNNNNNNNNNNNNNNNNNNNNNNNNNNNNNNNNNNNNNNNNNNNNNNNNNNNNNNNNNNNNNNNNNNNNNNNNNNNNNNNNNNNNNNNNNNNNNNNNNNNNNNNNNNNNNNNNNNNNNNNNNNNNNNNNNNNNNNNNNNNNNNNNNNNNNNNNNNNNNNNNNNNNNNNNNNNNNNNNNNNNNNNNNNNNNNNNNNNNNNNNNNNNNNNNNNNNNNNNNNNNNNNNNNNNNNNNNNNNNNNNNNNNNNNNNNNNNNNNNNNNNNNNNNNNNNNNNNNNNNNNNNNNNNNNNNNNNNNNNNNNNNNNNNNNNNNNNNNNNNNNNNNNNNNNNNNNNNNNNNNNNNNNNNNNNNNNNNNNNNNNNNNNNNNNNNNNNNNNNNNNNNNNNNNNNNNNNNNNNNNNNNNNNNNNNNNNNNNNNNNNNNNNNNNNNNNNNNNNNNNNNNNNNNNNNNNNNNNNNNNNNNNNNNNNNNNNNNNNNNNNNNNNNNNNNNNNNNNNNNNNNNNNNNNNNNNNNNNNNNNNNNNNNNNNNNNNNNNNNNNNNNNNNNNNNNNNNNNNNNNNNNNNNNNNNNNNNNNNNNNNNNNNNNNNNNNNNNNNNNNNNNNNNNNNNNNNNNNNNNNNNNNNNNNNNNNNNNNNNNNNNNNNNNNNNNNNNNNNNNNNNNNNNNNNNNNNNNNNNNNNNNNNNNNNNNNNNNNNNNNNNNNNNNNNNNNNNNNNNNNNNNNNNNNNNNNNNNNNNNNNNNNNNNNNNNNNNNNNNNNNNNNNNNNNNNNNNNNNNNNNNNNNNNNNNNNNNNNNNNNNNNNNNNNNNNNNNNNNNNNNNNNNNNNNNNNNNNNNNNNNNNNNNNNNNNNNNNNNNNNNAATATCTAACAACTATCAAGACTGATCGTGGTTTGGCTTTGAGGggaaaataatgataaatcttacaaacaaaattcaaaattcaaaattcaaatttgatatgaaagtTTTCGaaagagaataaataattcgatCATCAGGCGGGAATCGTATCCGCATCCTTAGCCGTAATGCAACAACGCCTGTCCTCTAAGCTACCCATGATCCTCATGCAGCGAtcgaattttatgtattctttCGATTTTATTAGCTTAAAGGAGATTTATAAAGTCACTATTCTAAGATAAATTTCTTATCCACGGACATTTCTATAGATAAATTTGACAATTCTATAGATAAATTTCTTATCCACGGACAAAGGCTAGctgataaaaatgtaagttaCGAGCGAAACAACAGTCATATTAACAGTATGATTTTGGTAACTATCTTAAGtactaattgtataatattaagctCATAATAATTACCCGGATGTTTAAGAGGTTCCTCAATAATATCGCCTGTGTCTGTGATCATTCTCCGCGAAGCCTGCTTCTCAACCACAGCCTCTTCCTCTGGCACCGATTCATATTGCACAGCCACTGTATCTGTATTACCATCCTCTAGTGGTTCCTGTAAGTAAAGAGAGATAATGCACTCGAATAggttgaatattatatacaatgagATGAAGAATTACATAGCTCTAATAATTTGAACATGAGTACTAAGCATCCATAAGTTACATcacacaaattttatgttttagtcCCTGTCACataatgtcatattttgtaaaaaaatacccTCCACCTTCCCCCACTATTTAATTGTGATGTTATTTACGAATGACCCCTAaggattttttg
Coding sequences:
- the LOC119840289 gene encoding protein gustavus, producing MNMGQKLSGSVKSVSRECPAPFKAVVARELAPEPPRPARLDALLDAPPAHPDTQVKHAWNPDDRSLNIFVKEEDALTFHRHPVAQSTDCIRGRVGYSRGLHCWEVVWPARQRGTHAVVGVATSHAPLHSVGYQSLVGATDQSWGWDLGRNKVYHNAKGTGGGGSTYPALLRPDEQFLVPDRLLVVLDMDEGTLAFCADGRYLGVAARGLRGKTLYPIVSAVWGHAEITMKYIGGLDPEPLPLMELCRRVIRQRVGRARLRAAASRLALPPALSAYLLYRAP